In one Corallococcus sp. EGB genomic region, the following are encoded:
- a CDS encoding PLP-dependent aminotransferase family protein, protein MKTSNGVASSLLLRLDSRSSTPLHEQLFEGLRARILSGALAPGLRIPSSRQLATELDVARSTVLQALDALIAEGYLVARAGSCTRVAPELPLLAADVPRSGTRSPSTRLRASRGPRLADAARALKSTSSGAPRLGAAPRAFRPGVPALDLFPTARWARTVSRVHARASMGLFDGGDPSGHAPLREAIASHVSASRGVRCVPEQVFITAGTQQAFDEVLRLALNPGDSVWIEDPGYPGSHRAVLAAGGRPVPIPVDGEGLDVSAGLARAPRARVALVAPSHQYPLGVTLSLSRRMALLQWAERTRAWILEDDYDSEFRHRGRPLTALQGLDEAGCVVYVGTFSKSMFPGLRLGFLVAPPSLVDVFCAARAAAPSPASTLEQAALAAFLADGHFARHLRRMRAAYRERGEALLDALRADCSGVLVPRPCDTGMQLRASLAAPLSDLRVRDEAARRGVEVAALSDYFLGRRRESGLVFGFGGVRPDALREGTRILARALEAARRR, encoded by the coding sequence TTGAAGACCTCCAACGGCGTCGCATCCTCGCTCCTCTTGCGGCTCGATTCGCGGAGCTCCACGCCGCTCCATGAGCAGCTCTTCGAGGGCCTCCGTGCACGCATCCTCTCGGGAGCGCTGGCGCCCGGGCTGCGGATCCCCTCGTCCCGCCAGCTCGCCACCGAGCTGGACGTGGCCCGGAGCACCGTCCTCCAGGCGCTGGATGCGCTCATCGCGGAGGGCTACCTCGTGGCCCGTGCGGGCTCCTGCACGCGCGTCGCGCCCGAGCTGCCCCTCCTCGCCGCAGACGTCCCGCGTTCCGGGACCCGGAGTCCCAGCACCCGGCTCCGTGCCTCTCGGGGGCCGCGGCTCGCTGACGCCGCACGGGCGCTGAAGTCCACGTCCAGCGGTGCTCCACGCCTGGGCGCCGCGCCTCGCGCCTTCCGGCCCGGTGTGCCCGCGCTGGACCTGTTCCCCACCGCGCGCTGGGCCCGCACGGTGTCTCGCGTTCATGCTCGCGCGAGCATGGGGCTGTTCGACGGCGGTGACCCTTCGGGCCATGCGCCGCTGCGCGAAGCCATCGCCAGCCATGTGTCCGCGTCGCGGGGCGTGCGCTGCGTTCCCGAGCAGGTCTTCATCACGGCGGGCACCCAGCAGGCCTTCGATGAAGTCCTCCGGCTCGCGCTGAACCCGGGTGACTCCGTCTGGATCGAGGACCCCGGCTATCCCGGCTCGCACCGCGCCGTGCTCGCCGCTGGAGGCCGTCCGGTGCCCATCCCCGTGGATGGAGAGGGGCTCGACGTGAGCGCGGGGCTTGCGCGTGCGCCGCGTGCCCGGGTCGCGCTGGTGGCGCCATCCCACCAGTATCCACTGGGCGTCACGCTGAGCCTGTCGCGGCGGATGGCGCTGCTCCAGTGGGCCGAACGCACCCGCGCGTGGATCCTCGAGGACGACTACGACAGCGAGTTCCGCCATCGCGGCCGTCCGCTCACCGCGCTCCAGGGACTGGATGAAGCCGGCTGCGTCGTCTACGTGGGCACGTTCAGCAAGTCGATGTTCCCCGGCCTGCGCCTGGGCTTCCTCGTCGCGCCGCCCTCCCTGGTGGATGTCTTCTGCGCCGCCCGCGCCGCCGCGCCCTCGCCCGCCTCCACGTTGGAGCAGGCCGCGCTCGCCGCATTCCTCGCGGACGGGCACTTCGCCCGGCACCTGCGCCGGATGCGCGCGGCATACCGCGAGCGCGGGGAGGCGCTGCTCGACGCCCTGCGTGCGGACTGCTCGGGCGTGCTCGTGCCCCGCCCCTGTGACACCGGCATGCAGCTCCGCGCGTCCCTGGCCGCGCCGCTGTCCGACCTGCGCGTCCGAGATGAAGCCGCCCGGCGGGGCGTGGAGGTCGCCGCCCTGTCTGACTACTTCCTGGGCCGCCGCCGCGAGTCCGGTCTCGTCTTCGGCTTTGGCGGCGTGCGCCCCGACGCGCTTCGCGAAGGAACGCGCATCCTGGCCCGAGCGCTCGAAGCCGCGCGCCGGCGCTGA
- a CDS encoding DNA/RNA non-specific endonuclease, which translates to MSPRIPTRVSTPRPTLANAAVPTAAPANTAVPAGADAPVSAPATNVVAPTGGSWKRSATKEVAISDLQQKFGWTDESWQGRLLHAADEGADGSRAANGQVSAAELEAYLSAPTDAQFLTSTAIQQQRAALDAKLQGGAQSVKVDSFDSPWQQSVAKRADLLGGNGDGELSADELTAYINASKANQAQGTGTAANTQWVPDQQMAAFQSRVAEVAGELDPLQGVGGSGATPGLNLVKEYSRTLMDTDKNVPTFVSYMLSAADVKETPADVSRLNSTFVRDPELKGGVVDADYNGTGFDRGHMKPAEDSPTQAAMNESHYMSNIAPQHGNHNQQVWRTLERGVSEMVKETGGKAYIVTGNLFLDDKGKPLPPESLQTTGSKDGRRIAVPTHNFKTVLLELPNGNLSMFAYMVPNMKDGPSKKEDILPLLQQSRVPVDQIEGLLGQDLYAQLPKRVQDRLEKDTSAAGVFQKQSLYESATLLRSPPSA; encoded by the coding sequence ATGTCGCCGAGAATCCCGACGCGAGTCTCCACCCCGCGCCCCACGCTCGCGAATGCCGCTGTCCCCACCGCCGCGCCCGCGAACACCGCGGTGCCCGCCGGAGCGGATGCTCCCGTCAGCGCGCCCGCCACGAACGTCGTGGCGCCCACGGGGGGAAGCTGGAAGCGCTCCGCCACCAAGGAAGTGGCCATCTCCGACCTCCAGCAGAAGTTCGGCTGGACGGATGAAAGCTGGCAGGGGCGCCTGCTGCACGCGGCGGACGAGGGCGCTGACGGAAGCCGGGCCGCGAACGGCCAGGTGTCCGCGGCGGAGCTGGAGGCGTACCTCTCCGCGCCCACGGACGCGCAGTTCCTCACCTCCACGGCCATCCAGCAGCAGCGCGCGGCGCTCGATGCGAAGCTTCAGGGCGGCGCGCAGTCCGTCAAGGTGGACAGCTTCGACAGCCCCTGGCAGCAGTCCGTGGCGAAGCGCGCGGACCTCCTGGGCGGCAACGGCGACGGAGAGCTCTCCGCGGACGAGCTGACGGCCTACATCAACGCGTCCAAGGCGAACCAGGCCCAGGGCACGGGCACGGCCGCCAACACGCAGTGGGTGCCGGACCAGCAGATGGCCGCCTTCCAGAGCCGCGTGGCGGAGGTGGCTGGCGAGCTGGATCCGCTCCAGGGCGTGGGGGGAAGCGGCGCGACGCCCGGGCTGAACCTGGTGAAGGAGTACTCGCGCACGCTGATGGACACGGACAAGAACGTGCCCACGTTCGTGAGCTACATGCTGTCCGCCGCGGACGTGAAGGAGACCCCCGCGGACGTCAGCCGGCTCAACAGCACCTTCGTGCGGGATCCGGAGCTGAAGGGCGGCGTGGTGGACGCCGACTACAACGGCACCGGCTTCGACCGGGGACACATGAAGCCGGCCGAGGACTCGCCCACGCAGGCGGCGATGAACGAGAGCCACTACATGAGCAACATCGCGCCCCAGCACGGCAACCACAACCAGCAGGTGTGGCGCACGCTGGAGCGCGGCGTGTCGGAGATGGTGAAGGAGACCGGCGGCAAGGCCTACATCGTCACGGGCAACCTGTTCCTCGACGACAAGGGCAAGCCGCTGCCGCCCGAGTCCCTCCAGACGACGGGCTCGAAGGACGGCCGGCGCATCGCGGTCCCCACGCACAACTTCAAGACGGTGCTGCTGGAGCTGCCCAACGGCAACCTGTCCATGTTCGCGTACATGGTGCCGAACATGAAGGACGGCCCGTCCAAGAAGGAGGACATCCTCCCGCTGCTCCAGCAGTCGCGCGTCCCGGTGGATCAGATTGAAGGGCTGCTGGGCCAGGACCTCTACGCGCAGCTGCCCAAGCGCGTGCAGGACAGGCTGGAGAAGGACACGTCCGCCGCGGGCGTCTTCCAGAAGCAGAGCCTCTACGAGTCCGCGACCCTGCTGCGCTCCCCGCCGTCCGCCTGA
- a CDS encoding gamma-glutamylcyclotransferase, with translation MASGPVASRPWFAFSLDLAPAAASRHLHGLPPVPDFPEGELAEALDVDVVYDVHVPNWGGRVARLVEAPGHRLSGRLRSIATESWPVLARLETALAFAAEERPVKVRTANGTVVDAHAFTPAARNTSTQGPVSEAFLITLAVAAERARLPAAVVEKLQAEARIVHAVQHARPDGHRPPPPSKSGIK, from the coding sequence ATGGCATCTGGCCCCGTGGCTTCGCGTCCCTGGTTCGCATTCTCCCTCGACCTGGCTCCGGCCGCGGCGAGCCGGCACCTGCATGGCCTGCCCCCCGTGCCCGATTTCCCCGAGGGTGAGCTCGCCGAGGCCCTGGACGTGGACGTCGTCTATGACGTCCACGTGCCCAACTGGGGCGGCCGGGTCGCACGCCTGGTGGAGGCTCCCGGACACCGGCTGTCCGGGCGCCTGCGCTCCATCGCCACCGAGTCCTGGCCCGTCCTCGCCCGCCTGGAGACCGCGCTCGCCTTCGCCGCCGAGGAGCGCCCGGTGAAGGTGCGCACCGCCAATGGCACCGTGGTGGACGCCCACGCCTTCACCCCCGCCGCGCGCAACACCTCCACGCAGGGACCCGTCAGCGAGGCCTTCCTGATCACCCTCGCCGTCGCCGCCGAGCGCGCCCGCCTGCCTGCCGCCGTCGTCGAAAAACTCCAGGCCGAAGCCCGCATCGTCCACGCCGTCCAGCACGCCCGGCCCGACGGACACCGCCCTCCGCCCCCCTCGAAATCCGGCATTAAGTGA
- a CDS encoding MBL fold metallo-hydrolase: MRLDHRHQVTRLWPGLALSLLTGCFAGTVHRGPVTDHFDGESFQNIGDAPRLSPLTLVRAAMEEKRGPWSDFTDVPHGPKPPERVGPGGLRVTFINHATVLLQADGVNVLTDPIYSDRASPVSFVGPKRVRPPGIRFEDLPPIDVVVVSHNHYDHMDLPTLRRLEEAHHPLFLVGLGNRELLMNEGFQRVEELDWWQAARSGPPGLKIWAVPAQHRSNRGLTDQEETLWAGYVLETSGGPVLFAGDTGLGPHFDRIAERFGPMRLSVLPIGAFRPRVLHPVHMGPEDALKAHHVLRSSTSVAMHYGTFPMAWDGQDEAKYLLLRLLLSEEVRPRFWALGFGEGRDVPPLPLHLEQEREAYGPKPRDLQVQQATDGPVSPAAR, from the coding sequence ATGCGACTGGACCATCGTCATCAAGTGACGCGGCTGTGGCCCGGGCTGGCCCTGTCGTTGCTCACCGGCTGCTTCGCCGGCACCGTGCACCGGGGCCCGGTGACGGACCACTTCGACGGCGAGTCGTTCCAGAACATTGGAGACGCGCCCAGGCTGTCCCCGCTCACGCTGGTGCGGGCCGCGATGGAGGAGAAGCGCGGGCCCTGGAGCGACTTCACGGACGTGCCCCATGGCCCGAAGCCGCCGGAGCGCGTGGGCCCGGGTGGGCTGCGCGTGACGTTCATCAACCACGCCACGGTGCTGCTCCAGGCGGACGGGGTGAACGTGCTCACGGACCCCATCTATTCAGACCGGGCGAGCCCCGTGTCCTTCGTGGGGCCCAAGCGCGTCCGGCCCCCGGGCATCCGCTTCGAGGACCTGCCGCCCATCGACGTCGTGGTGGTGAGCCACAACCACTACGACCACATGGACCTGCCCACGCTGCGGAGGCTGGAGGAAGCGCACCATCCGCTCTTCCTCGTGGGCCTGGGCAACCGAGAGCTGCTCATGAACGAGGGCTTCCAGCGCGTGGAGGAGCTGGACTGGTGGCAGGCCGCGCGCAGCGGTCCCCCGGGGTTGAAGATATGGGCGGTGCCCGCGCAGCACCGCTCGAACCGGGGGCTGACGGACCAGGAGGAGACGCTGTGGGCGGGCTACGTGCTGGAGACGTCCGGCGGTCCGGTGCTCTTCGCCGGTGACACGGGGCTGGGGCCGCACTTCGACCGCATCGCCGAGCGCTTCGGGCCCATGCGCCTGTCGGTGCTGCCCATTGGCGCGTTCCGCCCGCGCGTCCTGCACCCGGTGCACATGGGGCCGGAGGACGCGCTGAAGGCGCACCACGTGCTGCGCTCCAGCACGTCGGTGGCGATGCACTACGGCACCTTCCCCATGGCGTGGGACGGCCAGGACGAAGCGAAGTACCTGCTCTTGCGGCTCCTTCTAAGTGAAGAGGTGCGGCCGCGCTTCTGGGCGCTCGGCTTCGGCGAGGGGCGGGACGTGCCGCCGCTGCCGTTGCACCTGGAGCAAGAGCGGGAGGCCTATGGGCCGAAGCCACGTGACCTTCAGGTCCAGCAAGCCACGGACGGCCCCGTCAGTCCGGCTGCGCGATGA
- a CDS encoding RibD family protein has translation MKPHVICHMVSSIDGRIVVKHWPDPASMRGEYERTAATFDADAWMCGRITMEDFAAEGDVAKPAPASPLPRTDFVARKDAESHAIALDAHGKLSWDSGAIDDDHLVVVLTESVPDAHLAHLRERGVSYVFGGKQDIDFARVLEKLGDRFGIKTVLLEGGGGINGSFLAAGLIDEVSLLVYPAADGLPGTPTLFDRPQGSTGLGAALELTHVERRDSGIVWLRYRVRR, from the coding sequence ATGAAGCCCCATGTCATCTGCCACATGGTCTCGTCCATCGACGGGCGCATCGTCGTCAAGCATTGGCCCGACCCGGCGTCGATGCGCGGCGAATACGAGCGCACCGCCGCCACCTTCGACGCGGACGCCTGGATGTGCGGCCGCATCACCATGGAGGACTTCGCCGCGGAAGGGGACGTGGCCAAGCCTGCTCCTGCCTCTCCCCTGCCCCGCACGGACTTCGTCGCGCGCAAGGACGCGGAGTCCCACGCCATCGCGCTGGATGCCCACGGCAAGCTGAGCTGGGACTCCGGCGCCATCGACGATGATCACCTCGTCGTCGTGCTCACCGAGTCCGTCCCCGACGCGCACCTCGCCCACCTGCGCGAGCGCGGCGTGTCTTATGTCTTCGGCGGCAAGCAGGACATCGACTTCGCCCGCGTGCTGGAGAAGCTCGGGGACCGCTTCGGCATCAAGACCGTGCTGCTGGAGGGCGGAGGCGGCATCAACGGCTCGTTCCTCGCGGCGGGCCTCATCGACGAGGTGAGCCTCCTCGTGTACCCCGCCGCGGACGGCCTGCCCGGCACGCCGACCCTCTTCGATCGGCCCCAGGGCTCCACCGGGCTGGGCGCCGCGCTGGAGCTCACCCACGTGGAGCGCCGGGACTCCGGCATCGTGTGGCTCCGGTACCGCGTGCGGCGCTGA
- a CDS encoding NIPSNAP family protein — protein MPSLSPCCSVLELRQYTLRPGQRDVLISLFERAFIESQEATGMHLIGQFRDEDRPDRFVWMRGFRDMDSRREALSTFYGGPVWKEHRNAANATMLDSDNVLLLRPITGIAHPSAPRPAPGTDARPPARVELTLCHLKAPADEALAARFEHHVRPVLTELGAPPKALFQTEPAENTFPALPVRTGEHVFAWLTVFPDAEHHRGHLRRRAAAPAWAEPLQAWLSAPLEHLTLSPTARSELR, from the coding sequence ATGCCGTCCCTGTCCCCCTGCTGCTCGGTCCTCGAGCTGCGCCAGTACACGCTGCGTCCCGGTCAGCGGGACGTCCTCATCTCGCTCTTCGAACGGGCCTTCATCGAGTCGCAGGAGGCCACCGGGATGCACCTCATCGGTCAGTTCCGCGACGAGGACCGTCCGGACCGGTTCGTGTGGATGCGAGGCTTCCGTGACATGGACTCGCGGCGAGAAGCCCTGAGCACGTTCTACGGCGGGCCCGTGTGGAAGGAGCACCGGAACGCGGCGAACGCGACCATGCTGGACTCCGACAACGTCCTGCTCTTGCGGCCAATCACAGGCATTGCCCATCCCAGCGCGCCCCGGCCGGCCCCCGGAACGGACGCCCGTCCTCCGGCACGGGTAGAGCTGACGCTCTGCCATCTGAAGGCCCCGGCCGATGAAGCCCTCGCGGCCCGATTCGAACACCACGTGCGCCCGGTGCTCACGGAGCTGGGCGCTCCGCCGAAAGCCCTCTTCCAGACCGAGCCCGCGGAGAACACCTTCCCGGCCCTGCCCGTGCGCACGGGCGAACACGTCTTCGCGTGGCTCACCGTGTTCCCGGATGCGGAACATCACCGGGGGCACCTCCGACGCCGAGCCGCTGCACCGGCCTGGGCGGAGCCGTTGCAGGCGTGGCTGAGCGCGCCGCTCGAACACCTGACGTTGTCCCCCACCGCGCGCTCCGAGCTGCGCTGA